A part of Carassius carassius chromosome 32, fCarCar2.1, whole genome shotgun sequence genomic DNA contains:
- the dusp23b gene encoding dual specificity protein phosphatase 23b: protein MASAQPPNFSWVDPGKVAGLAMPRTTAHYQYLLNNGIKHLVTLSERKPPYHDTCPDLTLHQIRIHDFCAPTFDQINRFLSIVEEANARGQAVAVHCLHGFGRTGTMLACYLVKSRKITGIDAINEIRSIRRGSIETREQEQMVVQFYQQNKV, encoded by the exons ATGGCTTCGGCACAGCCTCCAAACTTCTCCTGGGTGGATCCTGGTAAGGTTGCGGGGCTGGCAATGCCCCGGACGACGGCCCACTATCAGTATCTGCTGAACAACGGCATTAAACATCTGGTGACCCTGAGCGAGCGCAAACCTCCTTACCACGACACCTGTCCAGACCTGACCCTTCACCAAATCAGGATTCACGACTTCTGCGCGCCAACGTTTGATCAGATCAACAGATTCCTGTCCATAGTGGAGGAGGCCAATGCTAGAGGACAG GCTGTTGCGGTGCACTGTTTGCATGGTTTTGGGCGGACGGGTACGATGCTGGCCTGTTACCTGGTGAAGAGCAGGAAAATCACTGGAATCGATGCCATTAATGAGATAAGAAGCATACGCCGAGGGTCCATTGAAACCAGAGAGCAGGAACAAATGGTGGTGCAGTTTTATCAACAAAATAAGgtgtaa
- the LOC132112399 gene encoding afadin isoform X3, which translates to MKQIQRNALYSDHYSKMNPEERRRLQKNIQQWNSNRLSLFEITEPDEDSVFHGVIRFHLQDHISGNCATKCICISSVSTTQEVIETLVEKFQHDGTSLPFSYSLYEVLKNQEERKLDLSEKPLVVQLNWNKDTDGRFVLRNDGCVTLHDGCVENKEKVGVIEHFKRTLSKKEKKSKKTKNVSSSHSVSDSKANRLTQDYLEVNWNLPLSISLKEKDEESFLLAVINDINSSTIHFKLSPAYVFYLVGRFLTSHKPLQSEQKVCEIFDKIVHLIQGVIQKQRNIAVALAFWMANTSELLNFIRRDRDLCAITLQAQNTLTQLVQQAFRYLSHRLQVDLENQLPAFFADVKKEMAQEKEIEGVLNTFMKTMSLLRRCRVNPALSIQLFSQLFHFMGAWILNRLTVPGSRLCSNYWGKTLQQRLMHVEAWAERQGLELAVDCHLSRIIQVIQSTCYKLNSLQLRALMSKHPYSPNQPHFSAALIERVAALAENTTDVLRGEGGEIRLEEELDLHLPFLLPEDGYSSDSMRGIPKGFQEFLEPICRKGLCKLIPHSNCVGTWTIFFIQSDHSPKGSTWKPEPMKITLKKPLHGGMGVSIVAAKRAGQDKLGIFIKSVVQGGAANEDGRLNPGDQLLSVDGKSLVGVSQERAAEVMMHTGSVVSLEIVKSAAVYYGFEGVFTQSPQTTCKDHDNCGPSKQKSSVSDLNDSAEASVSGPSRPLETFRNQHTISRVNTKQNQKWLRQKLDYRSNPNLAYNQEMPVDSVAPEKKTLSFSIENLTDSGKQRNTLSNAETFHREYLTLPTSKPHGNKTTKTTEHPPRIAPFSRDLQKSNFMKQALSQDNLWSEEKGGPLVGRPRYLKKQSDLSKWNSIATISPMDSSLSSLGLWKIPTTAQSVPLSQPKRMDVPYTPPNSLSFSTFRQPEETQMMSPAHHRHQSNASPSQRPQQACKKKTVVFQSTVQALQNNSASRLSANPHHKGPDKIKKLSVGDSWKRDAQDKQQTADLLQQEVQQLQTKVQHSIEESERLRRLSLELQFQKRLEEFQQNGEEDDDYDSDSGTGQKWFQTGSDVVQNCENTETPAYQQKESHFTKEAGLKDGVKCESTGYDKTSSEKLCSGEVDHKSFKTRRSPENLSFKERQQLFSLAMVTSSKVKVS; encoded by the exons ATGAAGCAAATACAAAGAAATGCTCTTTATTCGGATCATTATTCTAAGATGAATCCAGAGGAGCGCAGGAGACTTCAGAAAAACATCCAACAGTGGAATTCAAACCGACTCAGTCTGTTTGAGATCACTGAACCTGATGAG GATTCTGTATTTCATGGAGTTATTCGTTTCCACCTCCAAGACCATATTTCAGGGAACTGTGCCACAAAATGCATTTGTATCTCAAGTGTTTCAACCACACAAGAGGTCATTGAAACGCTGGTGGAGAAGTTTCAACATGATGGGACCTCTCTGCCTTTCTCATACTCATTGTATGAGGTCTTAAAAAATCAAG AAGAAAGAAAACTGGACCTTTCAGAAAAGCCCTTGGTGGTTCAACTCAACTGGAATAAAGACACAGATGGCAGATTTGTCTTGAGGAATGACGGTTGTGTAACTTTACAT gatGGCTGTGTGGAAAATAAGGAAAAAGTTGGAGTAATTGAACATTTCAAGAGGACATTatcaaaaaaagagaagaaaagtaaaaagACGAAAAACGTTTCTAGCAGTCACAGTGTCTCTGACAGTAAAGCAAACAG GCTGACACAAGACTACTTGGAAGTAAATTGGAATCTCCCACTCAGCATTTCTTTAAAGGAAAAAG ATGAGGAGTCTTTCTTGCTTGCTGTGATAAATGACATTAACAGCTCTACGATTCACTTTAAGCTCTCGCCTGCTTATGTGTTTTATCTGGTTGGGCGATTTTTAACCAGCCATAAACCTCTGCAGTCTGAACAGAAGGTCTGCGAGATATTTGACAAGATTGTGCACTTGATTCAAGGCGTCATTCAG AAACAGAGGAACATCGCAGTGGCTCTTGCCTTCTGGATGGCCAACACATCTGAGCTCCTGAACTTCATCAGACGGGACAGGGATCTGTGTGCCATCACGCTCCAGGCTCAAAATACTCTCACTCAACTTGTGCAGCAGGCTTTCAG GTACCTGTCACATCGGCTTCAGGTTGATCTTGAAAATCAATTACCTGCATTCTTTgctgatgtaaaaaaagaaatggctcAGGAAAAAGAAATAG AAGGCGTCTTGAACACTTTCATGAAGACCATGAGTTTGCTCCGAAGGTGTCGGGTCAACCCTGCTCTGAGCATCCAGCTTTTTTCTCAGCTCTTTCACTTCATGGGGGCCTGGATCTTGAACCGACTCACCGTGCCAGGATCCAGGCTGTGCTCGAATTACTGGGGCAAAACTCTACAGCAGCGTCTGATGCACGTGGAGGCCTGGGCAGAAAGACAAGGGCTGGAGCTGGCCGTTGACTGCCATCTCAGTCGTATAATCCAG GTGATTCAGTCCACATGCTACAAGCTGAACTCACTACAGCTGAGAGCACTGATGAGCAAACATCCCTACAGCCCAAATCAACCCCACTTTTCAGCC GCACTGATAGAGCGTGTAGCTGCTTTAGCAGAAAACACAACAGATGTTCTGAGAGGAGAGGGTGGAGAGATCCGATTGGAAGAAGAACTGGACCTTCACTTGCCTTTCCTGTTGCCTGAGGATGGATATTCAAGTGATTCCATGCGTGGCATTCCTAAGGGATTTCAGGAGTTTTTAGAACCCATCTGTCGCAAAG GTCTCTGTAAATTAATTCCCCATTCCAACTGTGTTGGGACATGGACTATTTTCTTTATCCAATCCGATCACTCCCCAAAGGGTTCAACTTGG AAACCTGAACCAATGAAAATAACTCTAAAGAAACCTTTGCACGGTGGAATGGGAGTGAGCATTGTAGCAGCCAAG AGGGCAGGACAGGATAAACTTGGCATTTTTATCAAATCTGTTGTCCAGGGAGGAGCAGCAAATGAG GATGGCAGACTGAATCCAGGAGATCAGTTACTGAGTGTGGATGGCAAAAGCCTTGTGGGAGTGTCACAGGAAAG GGCTGCCGAGGTAATGATGCACACTGGCTCGGTTGTGTCACTGGAAATTGTCAAGTCAGCAGCCGTATATTATGGTTTTGAGGGAGTATTTACCCAGTCGCCACAAACAACATGTAAAG ATCATGATAACTGTGGACCATCCAAGCAGAAGTCCAGTGTCTCTGATCTTAATGACAGTGCCGAAGCATCTGTTTCTGGTCCATCAAGACCATTAGAAACCTTTAGAAACCAGCACACAATCAGCAGAGTGAACACGAAACAAAACCAGAAATGGCTCAGGCAGAAACTGGATTATCGTTCCAATCCCAACCTGGCAT ATAACCAGGAAATGCCTGTTGATTCGGTTGCTCCTGAAAAGAAGACATTATCCTTCTCCATTGAAAATCTCACGGATTCT GGGAAACAAAGAAACACTCTTTCAAATGCAGAGACTTTTCACAGAGAATATCTGACCCTGCCAACATCAAAACCGCACggcaataaaacaacaaaaactaccgAACATCCTCCACGTATTGCTCCATTCTCCAGGGATCTGCAAAAGAGCAACTTCATG AAACAAGCACTTTCTCAAGACAATCTCTGGAGTGAAGAGAAAGGAGGTCCTCTAGTGGGCAGACCGAGGTATTTGAAGAAGCAGTCAGATCTGAGCAAATGGAACAGCATTGCAACCATAAGCCCAATGGATTCCAGTTTATCCAGCCTGGGACTCTGGAAGATCCCGACAACAGCCCAGTCCGTGCCTCTATCACAGCCGAAACGAATGGACGTCCCATACACACCACCCAACAGTCTTTCATTCAGCACATTCCGCCAGCCTGAGGAGACCCAAATGATGTCTCCAGCACACCATCGCCATCAGAGCAATGCATCACCATCTCAAAGACCACAGCAGGCTTGCAAGAAAAAAACTGTTGTCTTCCAATCAACTGTGCAGGCATTGCAGAATAACTCAGCCTCTCGTCTAAGCGCGAACCCTCATCACAAAGGGCCCGATAAAATCAAAAAGCTCTCTGTTGGAGATTCGTGGAAGCGGGATGCTCAAGATAAGCAACAGACTGCAGACCTACTGCAGCAGGAAGTACAACAGCTGCAGACTAAAGTGCAGCACAGCATAGAGGAGAGTGAACGTCTGCGCAGACTCTCTCTAGAGCTGCAGTTCCAGAAGAGACTGGAGGAGTTCCAGCAGAATGGTGAAGAGGATGATGATTATGACAGTGATTCGGGGACAGGACAGAAGTGGTTTCAGACAGGAAGTGATGTAGTG CAGAACTGTGAAAACACTGAAACCCCCGCTTACCAGCAAAAGGAAAGCCACTTTACTAAAGAAGCCGGTTTGAAAG ATGGAGTCAAATGTGAATCTACAGGATATGACAAAACGTCATCCGAGAAGCTCTGTTCTGG TGAAGTAGATCACAAAAGTTTCAAAACTCGACGATCCCCAGAGAATCTGTCCTTTAAGGAGCGTCAGCAGCTGTTTTCTTTGGCAATGGTCACTTCAAGTAAAGTCAAAGTGTCCTGA
- the LOC132112399 gene encoding afadin isoform X1 codes for MKQIQRNALYSDHYSKMNPEERRRLQKNIQQWNSNRLSLFEITEPDEDSVFHGVIRFHLQDHISGNCATKCICISSVSTTQEVIETLVEKFQHDGTSLPFSYSLYEVLKNQEERKLDLSEKPLVVQLNWNKDTDGRFVLRNDGCVTLHDGCVENKEKVGVIEHFKRTLSKKEKKSKKTKNVSSSHSVSDSKANRLTQDYLEVNWNLPLSISLKEKDEESFLLAVINDINSSTIHFKLSPAYVFYLVGRFLTSHKPLQSEQKVCEIFDKIVHLIQGVIQKQRNIAVALAFWMANTSELLNFIRRDRDLCAITLQAQNTLTQLVQQAFRYLSHRLQVDLENQLPAFFADVKKEMAQEKEIEGVLNTFMKTMSLLRRCRVNPALSIQLFSQLFHFMGAWILNRLTVPGSRLCSNYWGKTLQQRLMHVEAWAERQGLELAVDCHLSRIIQATMLLTMTSSSTRDAQVIQSTCYKLNSLQLRALMSKHPYSPNQPHFSAALIERVAALAENTTDVLRGEGGEIRLEEELDLHLPFLLPEDGYSSDSMRGIPKGFQEFLEPICRKGLCKLIPHSNCVGTWTIFFIQSDHSPKGSTWKPEPMKITLKKPLHGGMGVSIVAAKRAGQDKLGIFIKSVVQGGAANEDGRLNPGDQLLSVDGKSLVGVSQERAAEVMMHTGSVVSLEIVKSAAVYYGFEGVFTQSPQTTCKDHDNCGPSKQKSSVSDLNDSAEASVSGPSRPLETFRNQHTISRVNTKQNQKWLRQKLDYRSNPNLAYNQEMPVDSVAPEKKTLSFSIENLTDSGKQRNTLSNAETFHREYLTLPTSKPHGNKTTKTTEHPPRIAPFSRDLQKSNFMKQALSQDNLWSEEKGGPLVGRPRYLKKQSDLSKWNSIATISPMDSSLSSLGLWKIPTTAQSVPLSQPKRMDVPYTPPNSLSFSTFRQPEETQMMSPAHHRHQSNASPSQRPQQACKKKTVVFQSTVQALQNNSASRLSANPHHKGPDKIKKLSVGDSWKRDAQDKQQTADLLQQEVQQLQTKVQHSIEESERLRRLSLELQFQKRLEEFQQNGEEDDDYDSDSGTGQKWFQTGSDVVQNCENTETPAYQQKESHFTKEAGLKDGVKCESTGYDKTSSEKLCSGEVDHKSFKTRRSPENLSFKERQQLFSLAMVTSSKVKVS; via the exons ATGAAGCAAATACAAAGAAATGCTCTTTATTCGGATCATTATTCTAAGATGAATCCAGAGGAGCGCAGGAGACTTCAGAAAAACATCCAACAGTGGAATTCAAACCGACTCAGTCTGTTTGAGATCACTGAACCTGATGAG GATTCTGTATTTCATGGAGTTATTCGTTTCCACCTCCAAGACCATATTTCAGGGAACTGTGCCACAAAATGCATTTGTATCTCAAGTGTTTCAACCACACAAGAGGTCATTGAAACGCTGGTGGAGAAGTTTCAACATGATGGGACCTCTCTGCCTTTCTCATACTCATTGTATGAGGTCTTAAAAAATCAAG AAGAAAGAAAACTGGACCTTTCAGAAAAGCCCTTGGTGGTTCAACTCAACTGGAATAAAGACACAGATGGCAGATTTGTCTTGAGGAATGACGGTTGTGTAACTTTACAT gatGGCTGTGTGGAAAATAAGGAAAAAGTTGGAGTAATTGAACATTTCAAGAGGACATTatcaaaaaaagagaagaaaagtaaaaagACGAAAAACGTTTCTAGCAGTCACAGTGTCTCTGACAGTAAAGCAAACAG GCTGACACAAGACTACTTGGAAGTAAATTGGAATCTCCCACTCAGCATTTCTTTAAAGGAAAAAG ATGAGGAGTCTTTCTTGCTTGCTGTGATAAATGACATTAACAGCTCTACGATTCACTTTAAGCTCTCGCCTGCTTATGTGTTTTATCTGGTTGGGCGATTTTTAACCAGCCATAAACCTCTGCAGTCTGAACAGAAGGTCTGCGAGATATTTGACAAGATTGTGCACTTGATTCAAGGCGTCATTCAG AAACAGAGGAACATCGCAGTGGCTCTTGCCTTCTGGATGGCCAACACATCTGAGCTCCTGAACTTCATCAGACGGGACAGGGATCTGTGTGCCATCACGCTCCAGGCTCAAAATACTCTCACTCAACTTGTGCAGCAGGCTTTCAG GTACCTGTCACATCGGCTTCAGGTTGATCTTGAAAATCAATTACCTGCATTCTTTgctgatgtaaaaaaagaaatggctcAGGAAAAAGAAATAG AAGGCGTCTTGAACACTTTCATGAAGACCATGAGTTTGCTCCGAAGGTGTCGGGTCAACCCTGCTCTGAGCATCCAGCTTTTTTCTCAGCTCTTTCACTTCATGGGGGCCTGGATCTTGAACCGACTCACCGTGCCAGGATCCAGGCTGTGCTCGAATTACTGGGGCAAAACTCTACAGCAGCGTCTGATGCACGTGGAGGCCTGGGCAGAAAGACAAGGGCTGGAGCTGGCCGTTGACTGCCATCTCAGTCGTATAATCCAG GCGACGATGCTTCTAACCATGACCTCTTCCTCTACACGCGACGCCCAGGTGATTCAGTCCACATGCTACAAGCTGAACTCACTACAGCTGAGAGCACTGATGAGCAAACATCCCTACAGCCCAAATCAACCCCACTTTTCAGCC GCACTGATAGAGCGTGTAGCTGCTTTAGCAGAAAACACAACAGATGTTCTGAGAGGAGAGGGTGGAGAGATCCGATTGGAAGAAGAACTGGACCTTCACTTGCCTTTCCTGTTGCCTGAGGATGGATATTCAAGTGATTCCATGCGTGGCATTCCTAAGGGATTTCAGGAGTTTTTAGAACCCATCTGTCGCAAAG GTCTCTGTAAATTAATTCCCCATTCCAACTGTGTTGGGACATGGACTATTTTCTTTATCCAATCCGATCACTCCCCAAAGGGTTCAACTTGG AAACCTGAACCAATGAAAATAACTCTAAAGAAACCTTTGCACGGTGGAATGGGAGTGAGCATTGTAGCAGCCAAG AGGGCAGGACAGGATAAACTTGGCATTTTTATCAAATCTGTTGTCCAGGGAGGAGCAGCAAATGAG GATGGCAGACTGAATCCAGGAGATCAGTTACTGAGTGTGGATGGCAAAAGCCTTGTGGGAGTGTCACAGGAAAG GGCTGCCGAGGTAATGATGCACACTGGCTCGGTTGTGTCACTGGAAATTGTCAAGTCAGCAGCCGTATATTATGGTTTTGAGGGAGTATTTACCCAGTCGCCACAAACAACATGTAAAG ATCATGATAACTGTGGACCATCCAAGCAGAAGTCCAGTGTCTCTGATCTTAATGACAGTGCCGAAGCATCTGTTTCTGGTCCATCAAGACCATTAGAAACCTTTAGAAACCAGCACACAATCAGCAGAGTGAACACGAAACAAAACCAGAAATGGCTCAGGCAGAAACTGGATTATCGTTCCAATCCCAACCTGGCAT ATAACCAGGAAATGCCTGTTGATTCGGTTGCTCCTGAAAAGAAGACATTATCCTTCTCCATTGAAAATCTCACGGATTCT GGGAAACAAAGAAACACTCTTTCAAATGCAGAGACTTTTCACAGAGAATATCTGACCCTGCCAACATCAAAACCGCACggcaataaaacaacaaaaactaccgAACATCCTCCACGTATTGCTCCATTCTCCAGGGATCTGCAAAAGAGCAACTTCATG AAACAAGCACTTTCTCAAGACAATCTCTGGAGTGAAGAGAAAGGAGGTCCTCTAGTGGGCAGACCGAGGTATTTGAAGAAGCAGTCAGATCTGAGCAAATGGAACAGCATTGCAACCATAAGCCCAATGGATTCCAGTTTATCCAGCCTGGGACTCTGGAAGATCCCGACAACAGCCCAGTCCGTGCCTCTATCACAGCCGAAACGAATGGACGTCCCATACACACCACCCAACAGTCTTTCATTCAGCACATTCCGCCAGCCTGAGGAGACCCAAATGATGTCTCCAGCACACCATCGCCATCAGAGCAATGCATCACCATCTCAAAGACCACAGCAGGCTTGCAAGAAAAAAACTGTTGTCTTCCAATCAACTGTGCAGGCATTGCAGAATAACTCAGCCTCTCGTCTAAGCGCGAACCCTCATCACAAAGGGCCCGATAAAATCAAAAAGCTCTCTGTTGGAGATTCGTGGAAGCGGGATGCTCAAGATAAGCAACAGACTGCAGACCTACTGCAGCAGGAAGTACAACAGCTGCAGACTAAAGTGCAGCACAGCATAGAGGAGAGTGAACGTCTGCGCAGACTCTCTCTAGAGCTGCAGTTCCAGAAGAGACTGGAGGAGTTCCAGCAGAATGGTGAAGAGGATGATGATTATGACAGTGATTCGGGGACAGGACAGAAGTGGTTTCAGACAGGAAGTGATGTAGTG CAGAACTGTGAAAACACTGAAACCCCCGCTTACCAGCAAAAGGAAAGCCACTTTACTAAAGAAGCCGGTTTGAAAG ATGGAGTCAAATGTGAATCTACAGGATATGACAAAACGTCATCCGAGAAGCTCTGTTCTGG TGAAGTAGATCACAAAAGTTTCAAAACTCGACGATCCCCAGAGAATCTGTCCTTTAAGGAGCGTCAGCAGCTGTTTTCTTTGGCAATGGTCACTTCAAGTAAAGTCAAAGTGTCCTGA
- the LOC132112399 gene encoding afadin isoform X2 — protein MKQIQRNALYSDHYSKMNPEERRRLQKNIQQWNSNRLSLFEITEPDEDSVFHGVIRFHLQDHISGNCATKCICISSVSTTQEVIETLVEKFQHDGTSLPFSYSLYEVLKNQEERKLDLSEKPLVVQLNWNKDTDGRFVLRNDGCVTLHDGCVENKEKVGVIEHFKRTLSKKEKKSKKTKNVSSSHSVSDSKANRLTQDYLEVNWNLPLSISLKEKDEESFLLAVINDINSSTIHFKLSPAYVFYLVGRFLTSHKPLQSEQKVCEIFDKIVHLIQGVIQKQRNIAVALAFWMANTSELLNFIRRDRDLCAITLQAQNTLTQLVQQAFRYLSHRLQVDLENQLPAFFADVKKEMAQEKEIEGVLNTFMKTMSLLRRCRVNPALSIQLFSQLFHFMGAWILNRLTVPGSRLCSNYWGKTLQQRLMHVEAWAERQGLELAVDCHLSRIIQATMLLTMTSSSTRDAQVIQSTCYKLNSLQLRALMSKHPYSPNQPHFSAALIERVAALAENTTDVLRGEGGEIRLEEELDLHLPFLLPEDGYSSDSMRGIPKGFQEFLEPICRKGLCKLIPHSNCVGTWTIFFIQSDHSPKGSTWKPEPMKITLKKPLHGGMGVSIVAAKRAGQDKLGIFIKSVVQGGAANEDGRLNPGDQLLSVDGKSLVGVSQERAAEVMMHTGSVVSLEIVKSAAVYYGFEGVFTQSPQTTCKDHDNCGPSKQKSSVSDLNDSAEASVSGPSRPLETFRNQHTISRVNTKQNQKWLRQKLDYRSNPNLAYNQEMPVDSVAPEKKTLSFSIENLTDSGKQRNTLSNAETFHREYLTLPTSKPHGNKTTKTTEHPPRIAPFSRDLQKSNFMKQALSQDNLWSEEKGGPLVGRPRYLKKQSDLSKWNSIATISPMDSSLSSLGLWKIPTTAQSVPLSQPKRMDVPYTPPNSLSFSTFRQPEETQMMSPAHHRHQSNASPSQRPQQACKKKTVVFQSTVQALQNNSASRLSANPHHKGPDKIKKLSVGDSWKRDAQDKQQTADLLQQEVQQLQTKVQHSIEESERLRRLSLELQFQKRLEEFQQNGEEDDDYDSDSGTGQKWFQTGSDVVNCENTETPAYQQKESHFTKEAGLKDGVKCESTGYDKTSSEKLCSGEVDHKSFKTRRSPENLSFKERQQLFSLAMVTSSKVKVS, from the exons ATGAAGCAAATACAAAGAAATGCTCTTTATTCGGATCATTATTCTAAGATGAATCCAGAGGAGCGCAGGAGACTTCAGAAAAACATCCAACAGTGGAATTCAAACCGACTCAGTCTGTTTGAGATCACTGAACCTGATGAG GATTCTGTATTTCATGGAGTTATTCGTTTCCACCTCCAAGACCATATTTCAGGGAACTGTGCCACAAAATGCATTTGTATCTCAAGTGTTTCAACCACACAAGAGGTCATTGAAACGCTGGTGGAGAAGTTTCAACATGATGGGACCTCTCTGCCTTTCTCATACTCATTGTATGAGGTCTTAAAAAATCAAG AAGAAAGAAAACTGGACCTTTCAGAAAAGCCCTTGGTGGTTCAACTCAACTGGAATAAAGACACAGATGGCAGATTTGTCTTGAGGAATGACGGTTGTGTAACTTTACAT gatGGCTGTGTGGAAAATAAGGAAAAAGTTGGAGTAATTGAACATTTCAAGAGGACATTatcaaaaaaagagaagaaaagtaaaaagACGAAAAACGTTTCTAGCAGTCACAGTGTCTCTGACAGTAAAGCAAACAG GCTGACACAAGACTACTTGGAAGTAAATTGGAATCTCCCACTCAGCATTTCTTTAAAGGAAAAAG ATGAGGAGTCTTTCTTGCTTGCTGTGATAAATGACATTAACAGCTCTACGATTCACTTTAAGCTCTCGCCTGCTTATGTGTTTTATCTGGTTGGGCGATTTTTAACCAGCCATAAACCTCTGCAGTCTGAACAGAAGGTCTGCGAGATATTTGACAAGATTGTGCACTTGATTCAAGGCGTCATTCAG AAACAGAGGAACATCGCAGTGGCTCTTGCCTTCTGGATGGCCAACACATCTGAGCTCCTGAACTTCATCAGACGGGACAGGGATCTGTGTGCCATCACGCTCCAGGCTCAAAATACTCTCACTCAACTTGTGCAGCAGGCTTTCAG GTACCTGTCACATCGGCTTCAGGTTGATCTTGAAAATCAATTACCTGCATTCTTTgctgatgtaaaaaaagaaatggctcAGGAAAAAGAAATAG AAGGCGTCTTGAACACTTTCATGAAGACCATGAGTTTGCTCCGAAGGTGTCGGGTCAACCCTGCTCTGAGCATCCAGCTTTTTTCTCAGCTCTTTCACTTCATGGGGGCCTGGATCTTGAACCGACTCACCGTGCCAGGATCCAGGCTGTGCTCGAATTACTGGGGCAAAACTCTACAGCAGCGTCTGATGCACGTGGAGGCCTGGGCAGAAAGACAAGGGCTGGAGCTGGCCGTTGACTGCCATCTCAGTCGTATAATCCAG GCGACGATGCTTCTAACCATGACCTCTTCCTCTACACGCGACGCCCAGGTGATTCAGTCCACATGCTACAAGCTGAACTCACTACAGCTGAGAGCACTGATGAGCAAACATCCCTACAGCCCAAATCAACCCCACTTTTCAGCC GCACTGATAGAGCGTGTAGCTGCTTTAGCAGAAAACACAACAGATGTTCTGAGAGGAGAGGGTGGAGAGATCCGATTGGAAGAAGAACTGGACCTTCACTTGCCTTTCCTGTTGCCTGAGGATGGATATTCAAGTGATTCCATGCGTGGCATTCCTAAGGGATTTCAGGAGTTTTTAGAACCCATCTGTCGCAAAG GTCTCTGTAAATTAATTCCCCATTCCAACTGTGTTGGGACATGGACTATTTTCTTTATCCAATCCGATCACTCCCCAAAGGGTTCAACTTGG AAACCTGAACCAATGAAAATAACTCTAAAGAAACCTTTGCACGGTGGAATGGGAGTGAGCATTGTAGCAGCCAAG AGGGCAGGACAGGATAAACTTGGCATTTTTATCAAATCTGTTGTCCAGGGAGGAGCAGCAAATGAG GATGGCAGACTGAATCCAGGAGATCAGTTACTGAGTGTGGATGGCAAAAGCCTTGTGGGAGTGTCACAGGAAAG GGCTGCCGAGGTAATGATGCACACTGGCTCGGTTGTGTCACTGGAAATTGTCAAGTCAGCAGCCGTATATTATGGTTTTGAGGGAGTATTTACCCAGTCGCCACAAACAACATGTAAAG ATCATGATAACTGTGGACCATCCAAGCAGAAGTCCAGTGTCTCTGATCTTAATGACAGTGCCGAAGCATCTGTTTCTGGTCCATCAAGACCATTAGAAACCTTTAGAAACCAGCACACAATCAGCAGAGTGAACACGAAACAAAACCAGAAATGGCTCAGGCAGAAACTGGATTATCGTTCCAATCCCAACCTGGCAT ATAACCAGGAAATGCCTGTTGATTCGGTTGCTCCTGAAAAGAAGACATTATCCTTCTCCATTGAAAATCTCACGGATTCT GGGAAACAAAGAAACACTCTTTCAAATGCAGAGACTTTTCACAGAGAATATCTGACCCTGCCAACATCAAAACCGCACggcaataaaacaacaaaaactaccgAACATCCTCCACGTATTGCTCCATTCTCCAGGGATCTGCAAAAGAGCAACTTCATG AAACAAGCACTTTCTCAAGACAATCTCTGGAGTGAAGAGAAAGGAGGTCCTCTAGTGGGCAGACCGAGGTATTTGAAGAAGCAGTCAGATCTGAGCAAATGGAACAGCATTGCAACCATAAGCCCAATGGATTCCAGTTTATCCAGCCTGGGACTCTGGAAGATCCCGACAACAGCCCAGTCCGTGCCTCTATCACAGCCGAAACGAATGGACGTCCCATACACACCACCCAACAGTCTTTCATTCAGCACATTCCGCCAGCCTGAGGAGACCCAAATGATGTCTCCAGCACACCATCGCCATCAGAGCAATGCATCACCATCTCAAAGACCACAGCAGGCTTGCAAGAAAAAAACTGTTGTCTTCCAATCAACTGTGCAGGCATTGCAGAATAACTCAGCCTCTCGTCTAAGCGCGAACCCTCATCACAAAGGGCCCGATAAAATCAAAAAGCTCTCTGTTGGAGATTCGTGGAAGCGGGATGCTCAAGATAAGCAACAGACTGCAGACCTACTGCAGCAGGAAGTACAACAGCTGCAGACTAAAGTGCAGCACAGCATAGAGGAGAGTGAACGTCTGCGCAGACTCTCTCTAGAGCTGCAGTTCCAGAAGAGACTGGAGGAGTTCCAGCAGAATGGTGAAGAGGATGATGATTATGACAGTGATTCGGGGACAGGACAGAAGTGGTTTCAGACAGGAAGTGATGTAGTG AACTGTGAAAACACTGAAACCCCCGCTTACCAGCAAAAGGAAAGCCACTTTACTAAAGAAGCCGGTTTGAAAG ATGGAGTCAAATGTGAATCTACAGGATATGACAAAACGTCATCCGAGAAGCTCTGTTCTGG TGAAGTAGATCACAAAAGTTTCAAAACTCGACGATCCCCAGAGAATCTGTCCTTTAAGGAGCGTCAGCAGCTGTTTTCTTTGGCAATGGTCACTTCAAGTAAAGTCAAAGTGTCCTGA